The following are encoded in a window of Pseudomonas sp. St316 genomic DNA:
- a CDS encoding divergent polysaccharide deacetylase family protein: MGLRFTFVLLCLLAGAVNAAPATPSSPHKAYLSLIIDDLGQNLPRDRRVLALPGPVTAAIMPDTPHAAEFAREAHRAGKLVMLHMPMDPATGPFAWHPELPIEELGKRLDAAFAAVPYTSGINNHMGSRMTAQPQAMAWLMANLQQRHKFFVDSRTSAQTVAAAEAQKIGLASVSRDVFLDDERTETAIAHQLQTAIDLARRQGSAVMIGHPYPQTLAVLERELPKLKAQGIEWIDIKSMISLRSNRAMVGHGKDGVYR, encoded by the coding sequence ATGGGCCTGCGTTTCACCTTCGTCCTGCTGTGCCTGCTGGCGGGAGCCGTTAACGCGGCGCCCGCCACACCCTCTTCGCCGCACAAGGCGTACCTGAGCCTGATCATCGATGACCTGGGGCAAAACCTGCCTCGGGATCGTCGGGTACTGGCCCTCCCCGGCCCGGTCACCGCGGCGATCATGCCTGATACACCCCACGCCGCCGAATTTGCCCGCGAGGCCCATCGCGCCGGCAAACTGGTCATGCTGCACATGCCCATGGACCCGGCCACCGGGCCGTTCGCCTGGCATCCTGAGCTGCCCATCGAAGAACTGGGCAAGCGCCTCGACGCCGCGTTTGCTGCCGTGCCTTATACCAGCGGGATCAACAACCACATGGGCAGCCGCATGACCGCCCAACCCCAGGCCATGGCGTGGCTGATGGCGAATTTGCAGCAGCGACACAAGTTTTTCGTCGATAGCCGCACCAGCGCCCAGACAGTCGCCGCCGCCGAGGCGCAAAAGATTGGCCTCGCCAGCGTGTCGCGGGACGTGTTCCTGGACGACGAGCGCACCGAAACGGCCATCGCCCACCAGCTCCAGACCGCCATCGACCTGGCCCGCCGGCAAGGCTCGGCGGTGATGATCGGCCATCCCTACCCGCAGACCCTGGCCGTGCTCGAACGCGAACTGCCCAAGCTCAAGGCCCAGGGCATCGAATGGATCGACATCAAGTCGATGATCAGCCTGCGCAGCAATCGGGCGATGGTTGGGCATGGGAAGGATGGGGTTTATCGATAG